A window from Theropithecus gelada isolate Dixy chromosome 1, Tgel_1.0, whole genome shotgun sequence encodes these proteins:
- the TEX50 gene encoding testis-expressed protein 50, whose protein sequence is MSNQGLPLSFSLLLICFFGESFCICDGTIWTKVGWEILPEEVHYWKFKGSPSHRLPYLLDKLCCDFANMDIFQGCLYLIYNLLQALFFILFVLSVHYLWMKWKKHQKKLKNQASLEKPGNDLESPFIYNIDKTLYRVATTASAIYKIWDHRSYHPSSKKIKHCKLKKKSKEEGARRH, encoded by the exons ATGTCTAATCAAGGACTACCACTGAGTTTTTCTCTGTTGCTTATCTGCTTCTTTGGGGAGAGTTTCTGCATTTGTGATGGAACTATCTGGACAAAGGTTGGATGGGAGATTCTTCCAGAAGAAGTACATTATTGGAAATTTAAGGGTTCTCCATCTCACCGTCTGCCTTATCTTCTGGATAAACTATGCTGCGACTTTGCTAACATGGATATATTTCAGGGTTGTTTATatctcatttataatttattgcaAGCTCTCTTTTTCATCTTATTTGTTTTGTCTGTGCATTACCTGTGGATGAAATGGAAGAAACACCAAAAAAAG CTGAAAAACCAAGCCTCATTAGAAAAACCTGGTAATGATCTAGAAAGCCCATTCATCTACAACATTGACAAAACACTCTACAGAGTGGCAACCACAGCATCAGCGATATACAAGATCTGGGATCACAGGTCTTACCATCCTTCCTCTAAGAAAATTAAGCACTGCAAATTAAAGAAGAAGAGTAAAGAAGAAGGAGCCAGAAGACActaa